Proteins from a single region of Scylla paramamosain isolate STU-SP2022 chromosome 13, ASM3559412v1, whole genome shotgun sequence:
- the LOC135106200 gene encoding uncharacterized protein LOC135106200, with protein sequence MPKKGKQQAPQQESSPSLQEEETGDVPPEVPDDTDVPDVKWKRTRPSKKDVQDYPFNDDQLREIANYVQLHPELYDKRNEKWLNPAWKESLWKDLAQTFSDCSYQQVKKVVDKKRTDFGKIEKRESKSGSAARPRTQREQKIVEVWAFLAGHIAHESTHPSDDFGRQGDDQDSSSHESVLSAHSIARRKRKKERQEEELYSPRSTKSTQESSAIQELLQSAQLLATRKPPVEGPDADIRQFVEFMYTRLKKVSPMHHGVLFSKIAYMISLMEEPVMARSAIKDPRRLLDSVPMPLGVASPSHLWQPPAPPTLAPAPPPPPPVYHQPQYQQPHYSQPQYQQQQYQQPQQQQYQQPQQQYQPQQSEQQQFPQQPQQQQVPTPIQWESILGCSPSPVKTLEHTSTTTKLQGQKTKSPAKKAIMFPMIETPKGYEAEDSDE encoded by the exons ATGCCCAAGAAAGGCAAGCAGCAAGCACCACAGCAGGAGTCTTCCCCGAgtctgcaggaggaagaaactggtGATGTTCCTCCTGAGGTTCCTGACGACACTGACGTTCCTGATGTGAAGTG GAAACGCACTCGGCCATCCAAGAAAGACGTTCAGGACTACCCCTTCAACGACGACCAACTGAGGGAGATAGCAAACTACGTCCAGTTGCATCCAGAGCTCTACGATAAGCGGAACGAGAAGTGGCTGAATCCGGCGTGGAAGGAGAGCCTCTGGAAGGACCTGGCCCAAACTTTCTCGGACTGTTCTTACCAGCAGGTGAAGAAGGTGGTGGACAAGAAGAGAACAGATTTTGGGAAAATCgagaagagggagagcaagagtGGATCAGCAGCCAGGCCGAGGACGCAGAGGGAGCAGAAGATCGTCGAGGTTTGGGCCTTCCTGGCAGGTCACATCGCCCACGAAAGTACGCACCCTAGTGATGACTTCGGCAGACAAGGTGACGATCAAGATTCCTCCAGCCATGAGTCTGTCCTATCGGCCCACTCAAttgccaggaggaagaggaagaaggaacggcaggaggaggaactatACAGCCCACGATCCACCAAATCTACCCAGGAGAGCAGTGCCATCCAAGAACTACTCCAGAGTGCACAGCTGCTAGCTACACGAAAACCACCAGTCGAGGGACCTGACGCTGACATCCGGCAGTTTGTTGAATTTATGTACACTCGCCTGAAGAAGGTTTCCCCCATGCATCATGGAGTACTCTTCTCCAAGATCGCGTACATGATCAGCCTCATGGAGGAACCAGTGATGGCCAGGAGTGCTATTAAAGACCCGAGGAGGTTGCTGGATTCTGTGCCCATGCCACTAGGAGTTGCGAGCCCATCGCACCTGTGGCAGCCTCCTGCACCGCCTActcttgctcctgctcctcctcctcctcctccagtctatcATCAGCCGCAGTACCAGCAGCCACATTACTCGCAGCcccaataccaacaacaacagtaccaacagcctcaacaacaacagtaccaacagcctcaacaacaataccagCCTCAACAATCAGAACAGCAACAGTTCCCTcagcagccacagcagcagcaggtgcccACCCCAATACAGTGGGAATCTATACTCGGCTGTTCACCGTCCCCCGTCAAGACCCTGGAGCACACAAGTACGACCACCAAACTCCAGGGCCAGAAGACGAAATCGCCGGCGAAAAAGGCCATAATGTTCCCCATGATCGAGACGCCGAAGGGCTACGAGGCGGAGGATAGCGACgagtaa